From the Oleiharenicola lentus genome, one window contains:
- a CDS encoding ABC transporter ATP-binding protein, with product MAQVVLQQLVKTYSPADKNPAFTAVKGIDLTIRDGEFMVLVGPSGCGKSTTLRMIAGLEEVTAGQIIIGDRVVNDLHPKDRDIAMVFQNYALYPHMSVGENMSFGLRLQGLPKAEIEHRVRDAAQLLGLESMLERKPKALSGGQRQRVAVGRAIVRKPKVFLFDEPLSNLDAKMRVVMRTEIAKLHDRIGATMIYVTHDQVEAMTMGDRICVMREGEIQQVADPLSLYNKPANAYVAGFIGSPPMNLLPGRLQTLGDRLCFIARQDDGAGLVIPLGGRIRALADAHPGREVLFGFRPEDCGAIPGPDTFAFTAIVEHAEPMGAETYLHFSVNTTPLIARHRADHTYGIGQLQTLHLDLGRAHLFARDTGKVLA from the coding sequence ATGGCCCAAGTCGTCCTTCAACAGCTCGTCAAAACCTATTCCCCTGCCGACAAGAATCCTGCCTTCACTGCAGTCAAGGGCATTGATCTTACTATCCGTGACGGCGAATTTATGGTGCTCGTTGGTCCCTCCGGCTGCGGCAAAAGCACCACTCTCCGCATGATCGCCGGGCTCGAAGAAGTCACCGCCGGACAGATCATCATCGGGGATCGGGTCGTAAATGACCTGCACCCCAAGGACCGCGACATTGCGATGGTCTTCCAAAACTACGCTCTCTACCCGCATATGTCTGTCGGTGAAAACATGTCCTTCGGTCTGCGACTTCAAGGCCTGCCCAAGGCCGAGATTGAACACCGTGTCCGTGACGCCGCGCAGTTGCTCGGCCTCGAATCCATGCTCGAACGCAAACCCAAGGCGCTCTCCGGCGGTCAGCGCCAGCGTGTGGCCGTGGGTCGCGCCATCGTGCGCAAGCCCAAGGTATTTCTCTTCGATGAGCCACTCTCGAATCTGGATGCGAAGATGCGCGTGGTCATGCGCACGGAGATCGCCAAGCTCCACGACCGCATCGGGGCGACCATGATCTACGTGACGCATGACCAGGTCGAAGCCATGACCATGGGAGACCGCATCTGTGTGATGCGTGAAGGCGAAATCCAGCAGGTGGCCGACCCGCTAAGCCTCTATAACAAGCCGGCCAACGCCTATGTGGCGGGCTTCATCGGTTCGCCGCCAATGAATCTCCTGCCCGGCCGCCTGCAGACCTTGGGGGACCGGCTGTGCTTCATCGCCCGACAGGACGATGGTGCCGGTCTGGTCATTCCGCTCGGCGGGAGAATTCGCGCCCTTGCCGACGCCCACCCGGGCCGCGAGGTTCTTTTCGGTTTCCGCCCCGAGGACTGCGGCGCAATTCCCGGTCCCGACACCTTTGCGTTCACGGCCATCGTGGAACATGCGGAACCGATGGGGGCAGAGACCTATCTCCACTTCTCAGTCAATACCACCCCGCTTATAGCCCGCCATCGGGCCGACCACACCTATGGGATCGGGCAACTCCAGACCTTGCATCTCGACCTGGGCCGCGCCCATTTGTTCGCCCGCGACACGGGAAAGGTGCTGGCCTGA
- a CDS encoding 3-keto-disaccharide hydrolase produces the protein MKLIRFITFSALFVAVMSAAPAPTPLFNGRDLTDWEIWLEKGVEPTEAAKIFTVADGVIHVYPQAKAGARQPFGGLVTKQSYSRYVLQLEYRWGEHKFAPRAEAVRDAGVLFHLHETNVIWPASVECQIQEGDTGDLWAIQTRVTSPVQNVIRNYSERGTPETRGGKDARFARFHRSYCHEQPGWNKLELTVDGATAVFRVNGYVVNAVTSMERWDAATQTYVPLTFGRILLQAEGAEVFYRNITITPLTP, from the coding sequence ATGAAATTGATCCGATTCATCACCTTCTCCGCACTCTTCGTAGCGGTCATGTCGGCAGCTCCTGCACCCACGCCCCTTTTTAATGGTCGGGATCTCACCGACTGGGAGATCTGGCTCGAAAAGGGCGTAGAGCCCACGGAGGCAGCCAAGATTTTCACCGTGGCCGACGGCGTGATCCACGTGTATCCACAAGCGAAGGCGGGGGCGCGCCAACCCTTCGGCGGGTTGGTCACCAAGCAAAGTTATTCCCGCTATGTCTTGCAGCTCGAGTATCGTTGGGGCGAACACAAGTTTGCACCTCGGGCCGAAGCGGTGCGCGACGCCGGCGTGTTGTTTCACCTGCACGAGACCAACGTTATTTGGCCTGCCAGTGTGGAATGCCAGATACAGGAAGGCGACACGGGAGACCTTTGGGCCATCCAGACTCGTGTCACCTCACCCGTGCAAAACGTCATCCGGAATTACAGCGAACGTGGCACGCCGGAAACACGTGGAGGCAAGGATGCACGTTTCGCCCGCTTCCACCGCTCCTATTGCCACGAGCAGCCGGGATGGAACAAGCTGGAGCTGACCGTCGATGGCGCTACCGCCGTTTTTCGTGTTAATGGCTATGTCGTCAACGCGGTCACCTCCATGGAAAGGTGGGACGCCGCTACTCAAACCTACGTTCCGCTGACTTTCGGCCGTATCCTTCTACAGGCTGAAGGAGCGGAGGTTTTCTATCGGAACATCACAATCACCCCTTTGACCCCCTGA
- a CDS encoding LacI family DNA-binding transcriptional regulator, with product MKRKKTRSVAKLSANGAITMAMIATKAKCSKATVSLALREDERIPPDTRSRVHSVAKALGYVKNPVMAELLSEIQRCRPVRYKRTLALLNAHEDRLAFERHATIPAWVKGCRLRGEAQGYRFDEFWLRDPDLTAERLEGIFQARGIRGVIVFGLFKQNWLPREYDPIWRRYPAIVAGVRTHAPTLSFCSVDHHECVLEAVARVRALGYRRPGLFLDGAIDRLVDGRFTAGFMTGVADLPQSDRVRPLDASVKHERFLETLESWMRRETPDVVLTIHNETFGWLENLGYRVPRDLGLVHLERNRTVMHWAGMEQHNDIAGECALDMLITMLLNRESGVPVYARAMQVSATWTDGTTVRVQTVNRTG from the coding sequence ATGAAACGGAAGAAAACCAGGAGCGTTGCCAAACTTTCGGCGAATGGTGCGATCACGATGGCAATGATCGCGACTAAGGCGAAATGCAGCAAAGCCACAGTCTCGCTGGCGCTACGGGAGGATGAGCGCATCCCCCCGGACACCCGAAGCCGGGTGCATAGCGTGGCCAAAGCGCTCGGCTATGTGAAGAATCCGGTTATGGCGGAACTGTTATCAGAGATACAGCGATGCCGGCCGGTGCGCTACAAGCGCACGCTTGCCCTGCTGAATGCTCACGAGGACAGACTTGCCTTTGAGCGTCATGCTACAATTCCCGCCTGGGTAAAAGGGTGCAGGCTGCGCGGGGAGGCGCAGGGATATCGCTTCGACGAATTCTGGCTGCGTGATCCCGATCTCACGGCGGAAAGACTCGAGGGCATCTTCCAAGCCAGGGGGATTCGCGGCGTGATCGTGTTTGGCTTGTTTAAGCAAAACTGGCTTCCGCGGGAATATGATCCCATCTGGCGCCGATATCCGGCAATCGTCGCTGGTGTCCGGACACACGCACCGACCCTTTCTTTTTGCTCGGTCGATCATCACGAATGTGTGCTTGAAGCAGTGGCGCGAGTGCGTGCCTTGGGGTATCGTCGCCCTGGCTTATTTTTGGACGGTGCAATCGATCGCTTGGTTGATGGAAGGTTTACCGCGGGCTTCATGACCGGAGTGGCAGATTTACCGCAATCCGACCGTGTGCGCCCTCTCGACGCATCGGTCAAACATGAGAGATTTCTAGAAACACTGGAGAGCTGGATGAGGCGTGAGACCCCTGACGTAGTCCTTACCATCCACAATGAGACCTTCGGATGGCTAGAGAATCTTGGATACCGGGTTCCGCGAGACCTTGGACTGGTGCATTTGGAGCGAAATCGCACAGTGATGCACTGGGCAGGAATGGAGCAGCACAATGACATCGCGGGTGAATGCGCTCTCGACATGCTAATCACCATGCTTCTCAACCGCGAATCCGGTGTGCCGGTCTATGCCCGCGCGATGCAGGTTAGTGCCACATGGACTGATGGGACGACAGTCCGTGTGCAAACGGTGAACCGGACCGGCTAA
- a CDS encoding ABC transporter substrate-binding protein gives MVISLVAAAQVAAAGKPLRVGFAQTGAESAWRTANTNSMKSEAEKRGIELKFADGQGKQENQIRAIRSFVAQRVDAIVLAPIVETGWDPVLREAKRAGIPVILTDRSIQTADESLYVCFIGSDFYEEGRMAADWVARAVNGQGNIIELQGTPGSAPANERRRAFADGIAKHPGLKIIDSQSGDFRRAGGKEVMEAMLKKHGRAINIVYAHNDDMALGATLAIEEAGLKPGRDIIMVSIDGIKEAIQAIIDGRLNCTVECNPMFGPKVYDTIERLKRGEKVERKAYNKDLLFDATNAREMIASREY, from the coding sequence ATGGTCATTAGTCTCGTGGCGGCTGCGCAAGTCGCCGCCGCCGGTAAACCATTGCGCGTTGGCTTTGCCCAGACCGGGGCGGAGAGCGCCTGGCGCACGGCCAATACGAACTCGATGAAGTCCGAGGCGGAAAAGCGCGGAATTGAGCTCAAGTTTGCCGACGGGCAGGGCAAACAAGAAAACCAGATCCGGGCCATCCGGTCCTTCGTGGCGCAGCGAGTTGATGCCATCGTCCTCGCGCCGATCGTCGAGACAGGCTGGGACCCTGTCCTGAGAGAGGCGAAGCGAGCAGGAATACCGGTCATCCTCACGGATCGCTCCATTCAGACCGCCGATGAGTCCCTGTATGTGTGTTTCATCGGATCAGATTTTTATGAAGAGGGCCGCATGGCGGCCGACTGGGTGGCCAGGGCAGTCAATGGTCAGGGCAATATCATTGAATTGCAGGGCACGCCGGGTTCTGCTCCGGCCAACGAGCGTCGTCGGGCCTTTGCCGACGGGATCGCGAAGCATCCTGGTCTTAAAATAATAGACTCGCAGAGCGGCGACTTCCGGCGCGCCGGCGGCAAGGAGGTGATGGAGGCGATGCTGAAGAAGCACGGTCGTGCCATCAACATCGTTTATGCACACAACGACGACATGGCGCTGGGTGCGACGCTGGCCATTGAGGAGGCCGGCCTCAAGCCGGGCCGGGACATCATCATGGTGTCGATCGACGGCATCAAAGAGGCCATCCAGGCGATCATCGACGGAAGGCTGAACTGCACGGTGGAGTGCAATCCCATGTTCGGTCCCAAGGTTTACGACACGATTGAGCGCCTGAAGCGCGGAGAAAAGGTCGAGCGCAAGGCCTATAACAAGGACCTGCTGTTCGACGCGACAAACGCCCGAGAGATGATTGCTTCCCGCGAGTATTGA
- a CDS encoding glycoside hydrolase family 27 protein — protein sequence MRILCPIPPLGWNSFDSFGGYLHEQAAFAQLEAFAEKLAPAGYDTFVVDIGWYGEYAFKPGTNYPSPTTKHALDIHLDPHGLPLPSTCYFPNGFGGLIARTHQLGLKFGVHLMRGIPRKAVQLRLPIKGAPAGVTAADIADPTSTCPWCHYNYGVNMDKPGAQEWHDSLVAHLAAWGVDFIKADDITGYPLEIEAFVKAIAKCGRPIVLSLSHGGEADPALLPVYRQSDLVRITKDIWDDPESIERSFNAWEHWAPHARPGFWPDLDMIPFGDLQTMSPEPAPGELPEGKNPSLCGKGFKRTCQLTPDQRRTFMTQRALAASPLFVGGDLTTMAVEDLRLLTDPRLLACNQNGIAGTVRYMRGDVQVWHVPHRSKLGHGWLGVFNRNPARREESLVLTADRLNLPAHTRLHNIWAGSDLGTLAARPHLMLPPLGCVFLEYAGARHESAVVSPEHPTD from the coding sequence ATGCGCATCCTTTGCCCCATCCCTCCACTCGGCTGGAACAGCTTCGACAGTTTTGGCGGCTACCTGCACGAGCAGGCTGCCTTCGCCCAGTTGGAGGCATTCGCAGAAAAACTCGCGCCAGCCGGCTACGACACCTTCGTCGTCGATATCGGATGGTATGGCGAATATGCCTTCAAGCCCGGCACCAACTACCCGTCACCAACCACCAAGCACGCCCTCGACATCCATCTCGACCCTCACGGCCTGCCCCTGCCTTCAACGTGCTATTTTCCCAACGGTTTCGGCGGGCTCATTGCGCGAACCCACCAGCTTGGGCTGAAATTCGGTGTGCATCTCATGCGCGGCATCCCGCGCAAGGCCGTCCAACTGCGTCTCCCGATCAAGGGTGCCCCGGCCGGTGTGACCGCCGCAGACATCGCCGACCCCACCTCGACCTGCCCATGGTGCCACTACAACTACGGCGTTAACATGGACAAACCCGGCGCCCAGGAATGGCACGACTCGCTGGTCGCACACCTCGCTGCGTGGGGTGTGGATTTTATCAAGGCCGACGACATCACCGGCTACCCGCTCGAGATTGAGGCATTCGTCAAGGCCATCGCCAAGTGCGGCCGCCCCATCGTGCTCTCCCTCTCGCACGGCGGCGAAGCCGATCCCGCTTTGCTCCCCGTTTATCGCCAGTCCGACCTCGTCCGCATTACCAAGGACATCTGGGACGATCCGGAATCCATCGAACGTTCGTTCAACGCCTGGGAACATTGGGCGCCGCACGCTCGGCCCGGATTCTGGCCCGACCTCGACATGATCCCATTCGGTGACCTGCAGACCATGAGTCCGGAGCCGGCACCCGGGGAACTTCCCGAGGGGAAAAATCCCTCTCTCTGCGGAAAGGGCTTCAAACGCACCTGCCAGTTGACCCCGGACCAGCGCCGCACCTTCATGACCCAGCGCGCCTTGGCGGCCTCGCCCCTCTTCGTCGGAGGCGACCTCACCACGATGGCGGTGGAGGACCTCCGGCTGCTCACCGACCCGCGCCTGCTGGCCTGCAACCAGAACGGCATCGCCGGCACCGTCCGCTACATGCGTGGGGACGTGCAGGTCTGGCATGTCCCGCATCGCTCCAAACTAGGCCATGGCTGGCTCGGGGTGTTCAACCGCAATCCCGCACGTCGCGAGGAGTCGCTCGTCCTCACTGCGGACCGGCTTAATCTTCCGGCTCACACCCGCCTGCACAACATCTGGGCCGGCTCCGACCTCGGCACCTTGGCCGCGCGTCCTCACTTGATGTTGCCTCCGCTCGGTTGCGTATTTCTGGAATACGCCGGGGCTCGTCACGAGTCGGCCGTGGTCTCGCCCGAACACCCCACCGACTGA